A single genomic interval of Halostella salina harbors:
- a CDS encoding DUF7123 family protein, with the protein MTDYTEEERRILAYLSESVSRGEQYFRAKNIADAIELSAKQVGVRLPRLAEKSDEVDIEKWGRARSTTWKVTRS; encoded by the coding sequence ATGACTGACTACACCGAAGAGGAACGACGCATCCTCGCGTACCTGAGCGAGAGCGTCTCCCGGGGCGAGCAGTACTTCCGGGCCAAAAACATCGCCGACGCCATCGAGCTGTCGGCGAAACAGGTCGGCGTCCGCCTCCCCCGACTCGCCGAGAAGAGCGACGAGGTCGACATCGAGAAGTGGGGCCGCGCGCGCTCGACGACGTGGAAGGTCACGCGGAGCTGA